A single window of Jiangella alkaliphila DNA harbors:
- a CDS encoding ABC transporter permease — protein sequence MTARAVLLMIGKRLVALVVLVAILSFLVFSLVHIAPGTAVDAYLGGKPATPELVQLLTERYHLDEPFFTQYWLWLKDALVFDFGESTLTTLPVTDEIGIRLGPSAFLAVYAYLLTVILGVVPGIIAALRQRKLLDRGLVAGAVVALSTPPFVMGILLLYLFAVLVPIFPAAGRGEGFFDQLWHLTLPALALALCVAAFLLRHTRASMINVLDQDYITFARARGLSWAHVLVRYAFRNALIPVVTVSGALLAFFFAGAVFVEATFSLGGIGELLVQSAQTSDMPMIQALSILIAVLIVLANLLADLAYVAIDPRIRFEGRSA from the coding sequence ATGACCGCCCGCGCCGTCCTGCTGATGATCGGCAAGCGCCTGGTCGCGCTGGTGGTCCTGGTCGCGATCCTGTCGTTCCTCGTCTTCTCCCTGGTGCACATCGCCCCGGGCACCGCGGTCGACGCCTATCTGGGCGGCAAGCCGGCCACGCCGGAGCTGGTGCAGCTGCTGACGGAGCGGTACCACCTCGACGAACCGTTCTTCACCCAGTACTGGTTGTGGCTGAAGGACGCGCTGGTGTTCGACTTCGGCGAGTCCACGCTGACCACGCTCCCGGTCACGGACGAGATCGGGATCAGGCTGGGACCGTCGGCGTTCCTCGCCGTCTACGCCTACCTCCTGACGGTGATCCTCGGCGTCGTCCCCGGGATCATCGCCGCGCTGCGCCAGCGGAAGCTGCTCGACCGCGGCCTGGTGGCGGGGGCGGTCGTGGCGCTGAGCACGCCGCCGTTCGTGATGGGGATCCTGCTCCTGTACCTGTTCGCCGTCCTGGTACCGATCTTCCCGGCCGCCGGCCGCGGCGAGGGGTTCTTCGACCAGCTGTGGCACCTGACCCTGCCGGCGCTGGCCCTCGCCCTGTGCGTCGCCGCGTTCCTGCTGCGGCACACCCGGGCCTCGATGATCAACGTGCTGGATCAGGACTACATCACGTTCGCCCGGGCCCGGGGCCTGAGCTGGGCACATGTGCTGGTCCGGTACGCGTTCCGGAACGCGCTGATCCCCGTGGTGACGGTCTCCGGGGCCCTGCTCGCGTTCTTCTTCGCCGGGGCGGTGTTCGTGGAGGCGACGTTCTCACTGGGTGGCATCGGTGAGCTTCTGGTGCAGTCCGCCCAGACCAGCGACATGCCGATGATCCAGGCCCTGTCGATCCTCATCGCCGTGTTGATCGTGCTGGCCAACCTGCTCGCGGACCTCGCCTACGTGGCGATCGACCCGCGGATCCGCTTCGAAGGGAGGTCGGCATGA
- a CDS encoding (2Fe-2S)-binding protein has translation MGDMDAALRRVVDRTPYYAVRIGAAAGGRPAADLRRPDVTTALIGEMGRRIGTDEARVAVSTLFLGYAARLWCLALGTAQLTGRSLDLAPETLGWSSAAGTLTLHCPAPSPGGTPAEEVVDRQLTPLVEAWSRWIAPGALWGNAASAVRGAGIVLGAPATPLIEQALAHPLLADRLEPVTHRRRSCCLFYRARAGGYCGDCSLTPH, from the coding sequence ATGGGCGACATGGACGCAGCGCTGCGACGAGTCGTCGACCGCACGCCGTACTACGCCGTCCGGATCGGCGCCGCCGCCGGTGGCCGTCCGGCCGCGGACCTGCGCCGCCCGGACGTCACCACCGCGCTGATCGGCGAGATGGGACGCCGCATCGGCACCGACGAGGCCCGGGTCGCGGTGTCGACGCTCTTCCTCGGCTACGCCGCCCGGCTGTGGTGCCTCGCGCTCGGCACCGCCCAGCTCACCGGCCGCAGTCTCGACCTGGCGCCCGAGACCCTGGGCTGGTCCAGCGCCGCCGGGACGCTGACGCTGCACTGCCCGGCGCCGAGCCCCGGCGGAACCCCTGCCGAGGAGGTGGTCGACCGGCAGCTGACGCCCCTGGTCGAGGCCTGGAGCCGTTGGATCGCACCCGGCGCCCTGTGGGGCAACGCCGCGTCGGCCGTGCGAGGCGCGGGCATCGTCCTGGGTGCTCCGGCGACGCCGCTGATCGAGCAGGCGCTCGCCCATCCGCTGCTCGCCGACCGGCTCGAGCCGGTGACCCACCGCCGGCGCAGCTGCTGCCTCTTCTACCGCGCCCGCGCCGGCGGCTACTGCGGCGACTGCTCCCTGACGCCGCATTAG
- a CDS encoding ABC transporter substrate-binding protein has protein sequence MSGSTRNRGWRRARVVSCLLGATLLAACAGNAPADDDDPSSGESEHPGATARNVDAGQPVSDEHIAHLTVGIAGQVPLVDPSQNVMSGLSVNMNALEPLLQVGVDGNLEPWLASEWERVSDTVYEYTLREGVRFWDGTELTSEDVKYSWDRMAPAAGGTSTMFAAVASIEAPDEYTVRVTLQQPDASWQYVPAMYYGVIYQKAQAEQTGEEFGRPATLAVGTGPWKFDSLNPTSGMELSAHEDYWGGKPPIDRVSVKFFTDDNSMALAMRAGEIDIAPGISQPEGFVAAAGTASTYTTATCATSLVSMPTRTAPWDDIHVRRAVAHAINREDIIASTQGRAGAPLHTLISPQLFASLGSADEVEAALDQVETYPFDLDAARAELAQSSVPDGFSYDLTIPGSSSATAQVVSAQLAEIGIDATVTVVPDTAWFGMISEGDPMLTFTETGACTPDPDWDSIFLRTDDAGEPISLNLAQYTPPEVKELLAEGLLEQDPAERLRIYTELSKKVAEDVPYVPVYAEGNTYASAEYDIVEYDSFWMSFPWLLNVVAR, from the coding sequence ATGTCCGGATCGACCAGGAACAGGGGGTGGCGGCGGGCGCGGGTCGTGTCCTGCCTGCTCGGCGCCACCTTGCTGGCAGCTTGTGCCGGCAACGCACCGGCGGACGACGACGACCCGTCCAGCGGCGAGAGCGAGCATCCCGGGGCCACGGCCAGGAACGTGGACGCCGGCCAGCCGGTGTCGGACGAGCACATCGCGCACCTCACCGTCGGCATCGCGGGCCAGGTGCCGCTGGTCGACCCGTCGCAGAACGTGATGTCGGGCCTGTCCGTCAACATGAACGCGCTGGAGCCGCTGCTGCAGGTCGGCGTGGACGGGAACCTCGAGCCGTGGCTGGCCTCGGAGTGGGAGCGGGTCAGCGACACCGTCTACGAGTACACGCTGCGCGAGGGCGTCAGGTTCTGGGACGGCACCGAGCTGACGTCGGAGGACGTGAAGTACTCCTGGGACCGGATGGCGCCGGCGGCCGGCGGGACCAGCACGATGTTCGCCGCCGTCGCGAGCATCGAGGCGCCGGACGAGTACACGGTCCGGGTGACGCTGCAGCAGCCGGACGCGTCGTGGCAGTACGTGCCCGCGATGTACTACGGCGTCATCTACCAGAAGGCGCAGGCCGAGCAGACCGGCGAGGAGTTCGGGCGCCCGGCCACGCTGGCGGTGGGCACCGGCCCGTGGAAGTTCGACAGCCTCAACCCCACCAGCGGGATGGAGCTGTCGGCGCACGAGGACTACTGGGGCGGGAAGCCGCCGATCGACCGGGTCTCGGTCAAGTTCTTCACCGACGACAACAGCATGGCCCTGGCGATGCGGGCCGGTGAGATCGACATCGCGCCGGGAATCTCCCAGCCCGAGGGCTTCGTCGCCGCCGCCGGCACGGCGAGTACGTACACGACGGCCACCTGCGCGACGTCACTGGTGAGCATGCCGACGCGGACCGCGCCGTGGGACGACATCCACGTCCGCCGAGCGGTGGCGCACGCGATCAACCGGGAGGACATCATCGCCTCCACCCAGGGACGCGCGGGGGCGCCGCTGCACACCCTGATCTCCCCGCAGCTCTTCGCGTCGCTCGGGTCCGCCGACGAGGTCGAAGCGGCGCTGGACCAGGTCGAGACCTATCCGTTCGACCTGGACGCCGCCAGGGCCGAGCTGGCGCAGTCGTCGGTCCCGGACGGGTTCAGCTACGACCTCACCATCCCCGGCAGCTCCTCCGCCACCGCCCAGGTGGTCTCGGCCCAGTTGGCCGAGATCGGCATCGACGCCACGGTCACGGTCGTCCCGGACACCGCGTGGTTCGGGATGATCTCCGAGGGCGACCCGATGCTCACCTTCACCGAGACCGGCGCCTGCACACCGGACCCGGACTGGGACTCGATCTTCCTGCGCACCGACGACGCGGGTGAGCCGATCTCGCTGAACCTGGCCCAGTACACGCCGCCGGAGGTCAAGGAGCTGCTCGCGGAAGGGCTGCTCGAGCAGGACCCGGCCGAGCGGTTGCGGATCTACACGGAGCTGTCGAAGAAGGTCGCCGAGGACGTTCCCTACGTGCCGGTGTACGCCGAGGGCAACACCTACGCCTCGGCCGAGTACGACATCGTCGAGTACGACAGCTTCTGGATGAGCTTCCCCTGGCTGCTGAACGTGGTGGCGCGATGA
- a CDS encoding dipeptide ABC transporter ATP-binding protein — protein sequence MSPHTEPTPTSGRPVLEVEGMRIERTDIGAPIVSSLDLRLAAGESIGIVGESGSGKSMSAKALIGLLPEGVVASGTARFDGQNLLELSERQWRGVRGRRIGMIMQDPFTMLNPVMRCGRILEESLLPERRLSRAERRAEAIRRLAEVGITDESVVERYPFQLSGGMRQRVAIAAALARDPQVLIADEPSTALDVVTQREVLALIKRIQAARGMALILITHDLRVAFATCDRIQVLYAGSLVETGRADDVRERPLHPYTQGLLLSEPPADRRVRQLVAIPGSVPSAADVQDRCAFASRCRWAEDVCRDGVPPLAEVSDDRHSRCVRLPEIGADMAALLSRSEERATVPAEGRSDGALIEVVNIEKVFESGGRTVTAVDNVSISVREGESVGIVGESGSGKTTIARMLVGLESPSGGEIVIDGIPVRSWSALTTRDRRRLRQTVQTVFQDPYSSLNPMRTIGWTLKEAITTHDRGGGNVEGRVAELLESVGLSAGYAQRRPSALSGGERQRVAIARALAVEPQVLICDEPVSALDMSVQAQILNLLQEVRTQRGISCLFITHDLSIVRHASEYLYVMHHGKVVESGPTESVLDNPADEYTAQLLNSVPRPEGQWLATGDADEMAATRG from the coding sequence TTGAGCCCCCACACCGAGCCCACGCCCACCTCCGGCCGTCCCGTCCTCGAGGTCGAGGGCATGCGGATCGAGCGCACCGACATCGGCGCCCCGATCGTCAGCTCGCTGGACCTGCGGCTCGCAGCGGGGGAGAGCATCGGCATCGTCGGCGAGTCCGGCAGCGGGAAGTCGATGAGCGCGAAGGCCCTCATCGGCCTCCTGCCCGAGGGTGTCGTCGCGAGCGGGACCGCCCGGTTCGACGGCCAGAACCTCCTCGAGCTGTCCGAACGGCAGTGGCGCGGCGTCCGCGGCCGCCGGATCGGCATGATCATGCAGGACCCGTTCACGATGCTGAACCCGGTCATGCGCTGCGGCCGGATCCTGGAGGAGTCGCTGCTCCCCGAACGGCGGCTGAGCCGCGCCGAGCGGCGAGCCGAGGCGATCCGGCGGCTCGCCGAGGTGGGCATCACCGACGAGTCGGTCGTCGAGCGCTACCCGTTCCAGCTCTCCGGCGGCATGCGCCAGCGCGTCGCGATCGCCGCGGCGCTGGCCCGCGACCCCCAGGTCCTGATCGCCGACGAACCCTCGACGGCGCTGGACGTGGTCACGCAGCGCGAGGTCCTGGCCCTGATCAAGAGGATCCAGGCGGCGCGAGGCATGGCCCTGATCCTCATCACCCACGACCTGCGGGTCGCGTTCGCCACCTGTGACCGGATCCAGGTCCTCTACGCCGGATCGCTGGTCGAGACGGGCCGCGCGGACGACGTGCGCGAGCGGCCGCTGCATCCGTACACGCAGGGACTGCTGCTGTCCGAACCGCCGGCCGACCGCCGGGTGCGCCAGCTCGTCGCCATCCCGGGCTCGGTCCCGTCGGCGGCCGACGTGCAGGACCGCTGCGCCTTCGCGTCCCGGTGCCGCTGGGCCGAGGACGTGTGCCGGGACGGGGTGCCGCCCCTGGCCGAGGTGAGCGACGACCGCCACTCACGCTGTGTCCGGCTGCCGGAGATCGGGGCCGACATGGCCGCGTTGCTCAGCAGGAGCGAGGAGCGCGCGACCGTGCCGGCCGAGGGCCGCTCCGACGGTGCGCTGATCGAGGTCGTGAACATCGAGAAGGTCTTCGAGAGCGGCGGCCGCACCGTCACCGCCGTCGACAACGTGTCGATCTCGGTCCGCGAGGGCGAGAGCGTCGGGATCGTCGGGGAGTCCGGGTCGGGGAAGACCACGATCGCCCGGATGCTGGTCGGGCTCGAGTCGCCGTCCGGCGGCGAGATCGTGATCGACGGCATCCCGGTCCGCAGCTGGAGCGCTCTGACCACGCGCGACCGCCGCAGGCTCCGGCAGACGGTGCAGACGGTGTTCCAGGATCCGTATTCGAGCCTCAATCCGATGCGGACCATCGGCTGGACGCTCAAGGAGGCGATCACCACCCACGACCGCGGCGGCGGCAACGTCGAGGGCCGGGTCGCCGAGCTCCTGGAGTCCGTCGGCCTGTCGGCGGGCTACGCCCAGCGGCGTCCGTCGGCACTGTCCGGAGGCGAGCGGCAACGCGTCGCGATCGCCCGGGCACTGGCGGTGGAGCCCCAGGTGCTGATCTGCGACGAGCCGGTGTCGGCGCTGGACATGTCGGTTCAGGCGCAGATCCTGAACCTGCTGCAGGAGGTGCGCACCCAGCGCGGGATCAGCTGCCTGTTCATCACCCACGACCTGTCCATCGTGCGGCACGCCTCGGAGTACCTCTACGTCATGCACCACGGCAAGGTCGTCGAGTCCGGGCCGACCGAGTCGGTGCTCGACAACCCGGCGGACGAGTACACCGCCCAACTGCTCAACTCCGTCCCGCGCCCGGAGGGCCAGTGGCTTGCCACCGGCGACGCCGACGAGATGGCAGCGACGCGTGGGTAG
- a CDS encoding dipeptidase: MINSYVGGVIYDVMAHHGIPGNKAEVLRSTYLPRWRAGGLDAAVVQVSNWTSINAYFAEITRSEGEITYCKTRADFDNRPEGSFGIFLSLEGHGPFAGDLEALHTLAELGITTFTFSHNLQNLLCTGSNERFGEGGFSHLGKQTLKELESLPLMIDLVHMSRASFWDALDLYDGDLFVSHSNADALCPHQRNLTDDQIKAVAERNGTIGLNTFRGYVSPDPMTATLSDLLDHAMYMYDLVGPEHLSIGADYCESPVEMLLPVLDMIDPDGAHGIKGRGRELYTYGPEGLEDASNLGAIATGLAERGLTPDEVDLVCGESYLRMLERSRPSKP, encoded by the coding sequence GTGATCAACAGCTACGTCGGTGGCGTCATCTACGACGTCATGGCCCACCACGGCATCCCGGGCAACAAGGCGGAGGTGCTGCGCTCCACCTACCTCCCGCGGTGGCGGGCCGGCGGGCTGGACGCCGCCGTGGTCCAGGTCTCGAACTGGACGTCCATCAACGCGTACTTCGCGGAGATCACCCGGTCCGAAGGCGAGATCACGTACTGCAAGACGCGGGCCGACTTCGACAACCGTCCCGAGGGATCGTTCGGGATCTTCCTGTCGCTGGAGGGCCACGGGCCGTTCGCCGGCGACCTCGAGGCGCTGCACACGCTGGCCGAGCTCGGCATCACGACGTTCACGTTCTCGCACAACCTGCAGAACCTGCTGTGCACCGGCAGCAACGAGCGCTTCGGCGAGGGCGGGTTCAGCCACCTCGGCAAGCAGACGCTGAAGGAGCTCGAGTCGCTGCCGTTGATGATCGACCTGGTGCACATGTCGCGGGCGTCGTTCTGGGACGCGCTCGACCTCTACGACGGCGACCTGTTCGTGTCGCACTCCAACGCCGACGCGCTCTGCCCGCACCAGCGCAACCTGACCGACGACCAGATCAAGGCGGTCGCCGAGCGCAACGGCACGATCGGGCTCAACACGTTCCGCGGCTACGTGTCGCCGGACCCGATGACGGCGACGCTGTCGGACCTGCTGGACCACGCGATGTACATGTACGACCTGGTCGGTCCTGAGCACCTGAGCATCGGCGCCGACTACTGCGAGTCGCCCGTCGAGATGCTGCTGCCGGTCCTGGACATGATCGACCCCGACGGCGCCCACGGCATCAAGGGCCGCGGCCGCGAGCTGTACACGTACGGGCCGGAGGGGCTGGAGGACGCCAGCAACCTCGGAGCGATCGCCACCGGCCTCGCGGAGCGGGGCCTGACCCCGGACGAGGTCGACCTCGTCTGCGGCGAGTCGTACCTGCGGATGCTCGAACGGTCCCGTCCGTCCAAGCCCTAA
- a CDS encoding S10 family peptidase — translation MPEAATSESTAADADKAPEAKPLEDQQFTTQHAVTIGGERIQYTAKTGRIVMHDDAEQGAPKVAIFYTAYLRDGVTSTRNRPLVFIWNGGPGSSTIWLHMYSYGPRRVVFEGDPLVDVSRWELRENEHSLLDVADLVFVDPPSTGFSRTAPGVDAKEFYGIEVDAAVVGDFVLEFIARESRGDSPIVLFGESYGTLRAPAVADYLQQTPGLFVDGVILLSSLMDVAGTTFGVGVNNGPVGQLPSYAATALYHGVISGDLTTVVAEAEDFALNEYSVALLKGSRLTAAEEERIAKRLSELTGISAEYILRANLRVTLWRFMKELLRDRRRTVGRLDTRFTGVDSDSAGEAFENDPSYTAPTGAATAALTKYLRADLGWEADRPLLYRHIRPRFEWKHRESEQMGIWTPQLEVATLLRGAMYRSPHLKVLLLSGYYDLGTPFFPAELTFDHLHLDPDIARNVTKTRYESGHMIYLHEPSLAQTRADLAEFLTSVRTGICA, via the coding sequence ATGCCGGAAGCCGCGACCAGCGAGTCCACCGCCGCCGACGCCGACAAGGCCCCGGAGGCCAAGCCGCTGGAGGACCAGCAGTTCACCACGCAGCACGCGGTCACGATCGGCGGTGAGCGGATCCAGTACACCGCCAAGACCGGCCGCATCGTCATGCACGACGACGCCGAGCAGGGCGCGCCGAAGGTCGCCATCTTCTACACCGCCTACCTGCGCGACGGCGTGACGTCGACGCGGAACCGGCCGTTGGTGTTCATCTGGAACGGTGGCCCGGGATCGTCGACGATCTGGCTGCACATGTACAGCTACGGCCCGCGCCGCGTCGTGTTCGAGGGCGACCCGCTGGTCGACGTCTCGCGGTGGGAGCTGCGCGAGAACGAGCACTCGCTCCTGGACGTGGCCGACCTGGTGTTCGTCGACCCGCCGAGCACCGGCTTCAGCCGGACCGCCCCCGGGGTGGACGCCAAGGAGTTCTACGGCATCGAGGTCGACGCCGCCGTGGTCGGGGACTTCGTGCTGGAGTTCATCGCGCGCGAGAGCCGCGGCGACAGCCCGATCGTGCTGTTCGGCGAGAGCTACGGGACCCTCCGGGCGCCGGCGGTGGCCGACTACCTGCAGCAGACACCGGGGCTGTTCGTCGACGGCGTCATCCTGCTGTCCTCGCTCATGGACGTCGCGGGCACGACCTTCGGCGTCGGCGTCAACAACGGCCCGGTGGGCCAGCTGCCCAGCTACGCCGCGACCGCCCTGTACCACGGCGTCATCTCCGGCGACCTGACGACGGTCGTCGCGGAGGCTGAGGACTTCGCTCTGAACGAGTACTCGGTGGCCCTGCTGAAGGGCAGCCGGCTGACCGCCGCGGAGGAGGAGCGCATCGCCAAGCGGCTCTCCGAACTGACCGGCATCTCGGCCGAGTACATCCTCCGGGCGAACCTGCGGGTGACGCTCTGGCGGTTCATGAAGGAGCTGCTGCGCGACCGGCGACGCACCGTCGGGCGCCTCGACACCCGCTTCACCGGCGTCGACTCCGACTCCGCCGGCGAGGCGTTCGAGAACGACCCCAGCTACACGGCGCCGACCGGCGCGGCGACGGCCGCGCTGACCAAGTACCTGCGGGCCGACCTCGGCTGGGAGGCCGACCGGCCGCTGCTGTACCGGCACATCCGCCCGCGCTTCGAGTGGAAGCACCGCGAGAGCGAGCAGATGGGCATCTGGACGCCCCAGCTCGAGGTTGCCACCCTGCTGCGCGGAGCCATGTATCGCTCACCGCACCTCAAGGTGCTCCTGCTCAGCGGCTACTACGACCTCGGCACGCCGTTCTTCCCGGCCGAGCTGACCTTCGACCACCTGCACCTCGACCCGGACATCGCGCGCAACGTCACCAAGACCCGCTACGAGTCCGGGCACATGATCTACCTGCACGAGCCCTCGCTGGCGCAGACCCGTGCCGACCTGGCCGAGTTCCTGACCTCCGTCCGCACGGGCATCTGTGCATGA
- a CDS encoding ABC transporter permease, with the protein MTEAAVTAPQQLTRRRVKSRPPLLIGLCLGFMGLVLIVALFGAALAPHDPAQQDVLGSLAPPSADHWLGTDGLGRDVFSRLLAGARSAILGPLFIAVVAMVCGNLLGLLAGYRAGLVDSLLMRWVDLMVAIPSLLIIIVVAGALGGGYWLAVALLTVLTIPTDARVMRAATLEQVPRPYVEAAKTLGVSNGRIMVRHIWPNIAATAVANSVIIFAGSLVAIAGLSFLGLGAEPGTPDWGQMLSENQPLLFSNPVASIAPGIAIAFTATAVNLIGDWVYEKMSRRGAAR; encoded by the coding sequence ATGACCGAAGCCGCCGTCACGGCGCCGCAGCAGCTGACCAGGCGCCGGGTGAAGAGCCGTCCGCCGCTCCTGATCGGCCTGTGCCTCGGGTTCATGGGGCTGGTCCTGATCGTGGCACTCTTCGGTGCGGCCCTGGCGCCGCACGACCCGGCCCAGCAGGACGTGCTCGGCAGCCTGGCGCCGCCGAGCGCGGACCACTGGCTGGGCACCGACGGCCTGGGCCGCGACGTGTTCTCCCGGTTGCTGGCCGGTGCGCGGTCCGCGATCTTGGGGCCGCTGTTCATCGCCGTCGTCGCCATGGTCTGCGGCAACCTGCTCGGACTCCTGGCCGGCTACCGCGCCGGGCTCGTCGACTCGTTGTTGATGCGCTGGGTCGACCTGATGGTGGCCATCCCGTCGCTGCTGATCATCATCGTGGTGGCCGGTGCGCTGGGCGGGGGCTACTGGCTGGCCGTCGCGTTGCTGACCGTGCTCACGATCCCCACCGACGCCCGCGTCATGCGCGCCGCCACGCTCGAGCAGGTCCCGCGTCCGTACGTCGAGGCGGCGAAGACGCTGGGTGTCTCGAACGGCCGGATCATGGTGCGGCACATCTGGCCGAACATCGCCGCGACCGCCGTCGCGAACTCGGTCATCATCTTCGCCGGGTCGCTCGTGGCCATCGCCGGCCTGTCCTTCCTCGGCCTCGGCGCCGAGCCGGGTACCCCCGACTGGGGCCAGATGCTGTCGGAGAACCAGCCGCTGCTGTTCAGCAACCCGGTCGCGAGCATCGCGCCCGGTATCGCCATCGCGTTCACCGCCACGGCGGTGAACCTGATCGGCGACTGGGTGTACGAGAAGATGTCGAGGCGAGGAGCAGCCCGTTGA
- a CDS encoding S9 family peptidase — MTTGALSAADVFAPARAFNWLRRDGDALLWTETRPAEARTVVVRWEPGAEPVDLTPPGRSSSNIVGYGGIPYGVAPDGDVLVCDSEDQRIHSVRRGVAVTPEAPGRTVRWSDFVVSGEHVYAVREQHHGNGRIANELVRVRLDGTGDAVVLDGGHDFAGSPRVSPDGTRIAWITWDHPRMPWDGTQLWVAELTSAGLVSATCLAGSAAESVLEPTWTPDGELLFLSDRTGWWNLYRAGAAAPLVGMEADLGGPVWFLGLRSLDVFADGRLVVKWTIDGVEHLGVRHPDGRLDEIATPYTQFGSPTVVGDRIAVVAAGHRHAPAVVLLDPAAGGTGEVVRDNGTVAPETISLPEAITYPTTDGAVAHAFWYPPTVPVDGPPPLIVNCHGGPTGHVVPVLDLRQQYWTSRGYGYLELNFRGSSGYGRAYRDALKGNWGVVDVDDAVAGAEYLVAKGLADVSRLVVRGLSGGGWLTLCALAFRDVFAAGGSMNGVADAYKMATDTHKFESRYLDSLIGPLPEAKDLYAERSPVTAADRITAPLVLLQGEADDVVPADQAEAIATVLRDRGIEHEHHVYEGEGHLFAKAENLVHALEAEQDFYARVLAAAGSSAPEGGAR; from the coding sequence ATGACGACCGGCGCGCTCTCCGCGGCGGACGTGTTCGCGCCGGCCCGGGCGTTCAACTGGCTGCGCCGCGACGGTGACGCCCTGCTGTGGACCGAGACGAGGCCCGCGGAGGCCCGCACGGTGGTCGTCCGCTGGGAACCGGGCGCGGAGCCGGTCGACCTCACCCCGCCGGGGCGGTCGAGCAGCAACATCGTCGGCTACGGCGGCATCCCGTACGGCGTCGCGCCCGACGGCGACGTCCTGGTGTGCGACAGCGAGGACCAGCGCATCCACAGCGTGCGGCGCGGTGTCGCGGTGACACCGGAGGCGCCGGGCAGGACCGTCCGGTGGAGCGACTTCGTGGTGAGCGGCGAGCACGTCTACGCCGTCCGCGAGCAGCACCACGGCAACGGCCGTATCGCCAACGAGCTGGTTCGGGTCCGGCTGGACGGCACGGGGGACGCGGTCGTCCTCGACGGCGGCCACGACTTCGCCGGCTCGCCGCGGGTGTCGCCCGACGGCACCAGGATCGCCTGGATCACCTGGGACCACCCGCGGATGCCGTGGGACGGCACCCAGCTGTGGGTCGCCGAGCTGACGTCCGCGGGCCTCGTCTCGGCGACCTGCCTCGCCGGGTCCGCCGCCGAGTCCGTCCTCGAACCCACCTGGACGCCGGACGGCGAGCTGCTCTTCCTCAGCGACCGCACCGGCTGGTGGAACCTCTACCGGGCCGGCGCCGCGGCACCGCTGGTCGGCATGGAGGCCGACCTGGGCGGCCCCGTGTGGTTCCTCGGCCTGCGCAGCCTCGACGTCTTCGCCGACGGGCGGCTGGTGGTGAAGTGGACGATCGACGGCGTCGAGCACCTGGGCGTCCGGCACCCCGACGGCCGCCTGGACGAGATCGCGACGCCGTACACGCAGTTCGGCTCGCCGACGGTCGTGGGCGACCGGATCGCCGTCGTGGCCGCGGGGCACCGTCATGCCCCGGCCGTCGTCCTGCTGGACCCCGCCGCCGGCGGCACGGGTGAGGTGGTGCGCGACAACGGCACCGTCGCGCCCGAGACGATCTCGCTGCCGGAGGCCATCACCTACCCGACCACGGACGGCGCCGTCGCCCACGCCTTCTGGTACCCGCCGACCGTGCCGGTCGACGGCCCGCCGCCGCTCATCGTCAACTGCCACGGCGGACCCACCGGCCACGTCGTGCCGGTGCTGGACCTGCGTCAGCAGTACTGGACCAGCCGCGGGTACGGCTACCTGGAGCTCAACTTTCGCGGCAGCAGCGGCTACGGACGCGCCTATCGCGACGCCCTCAAGGGCAACTGGGGCGTCGTCGACGTCGACGACGCCGTGGCGGGAGCCGAGTACCTCGTGGCCAAGGGGCTGGCCGACGTATCCAGGCTGGTCGTCCGCGGCCTCAGCGGCGGCGGCTGGCTGACCTTGTGCGCGCTGGCGTTCCGCGACGTGTTCGCGGCCGGCGGCAGCATGAACGGCGTCGCCGACGCCTACAAGATGGCGACGGACACGCACAAGTTCGAGTCGCGCTACCTCGACTCGCTGATCGGCCCGCTGCCGGAGGCGAAGGACCTGTACGCCGAGCGCTCGCCGGTCACGGCGGCGGACCGGATCACCGCGCCGCTCGTCCTCCTCCAGGGCGAGGCCGACGACGTCGTGCCCGCGGACCAGGCGGAGGCGATCGCGACGGTGCTGCGCGATCGCGGCATCGAGCACGAGCACCACGTGTACGAGGGCGAGGGGCACCTGTTCGCGAAGGCGGAGAACCTCGTCCATGCCCTCGAAGCCGAGCAGGACTTCTACGCCCGCGTCCTGGCCGCGGCGGGCTCGTCAGCGCCAGAAGGAGGAGCGAGATGA